A genomic window from Candidatus Zixiibacteriota bacterium includes:
- a CDS encoding carboxymuconolactone decarboxylase family protein — MTVDESRISAFQRERERLNEIVMKYAGTSVKRFYNIDWQAYQAGALPAKTKELLGLVASLVLRCDDCIMYHLIRCREEGVTDSELEESIAIGLVVGGSITIPHIRRIWQAWDEMKGQSANDKK, encoded by the coding sequence ATGACTGTGGATGAAAGCAGAATTTCCGCATTCCAGCGTGAGCGGGAACGGCTCAATGAAATTGTCATGAAATATGCCGGAACCAGTGTGAAGCGTTTCTATAATATCGACTGGCAGGCCTATCAGGCCGGAGCGCTTCCCGCCAAAACCAAGGAGCTTCTGGGCCTGGTCGCCTCGCTGGTTCTGCGGTGCGATGACTGCATTATGTACCATCTCATTCGATGCCGCGAAGAAGGCGTCACTGATTCCGAACTGGAAGAATCCATTGCCATCGGCCTGGTTGTCGGCGGCTCGATAACCATTCCACATATCCGGCGGATCTGGCAGGCCTGGGATGAAATGAAAGGCCAGAGCGCAAATGACAAAAAATGA
- a CDS encoding ferritin, translating to MINNKIEKALNDQLMEEYASSHLYLSTAAYFKSINLDGFAHWMQQQSGEEMGHAMKFYGYIFEQQGKVTLGGIEKPQSEWASPLAAFEAAYHHEQKITGLINNLTNLAIGEKDHATNIFLHWFVTEQVEEEANAIEIIQKLKMVGDSKQGLLMLDHELGQRK from the coding sequence ATGATAAACAACAAAATTGAAAAAGCGCTTAATGACCAGCTTATGGAAGAATATGCTTCTTCCCATTTATATCTTTCCACGGCCGCCTATTTCAAGTCAATAAACCTCGATGGTTTTGCTCACTGGATGCAGCAGCAGTCCGGCGAAGAGATGGGACACGCCATGAAGTTTTACGGGTATATCTTTGAGCAGCAGGGAAAGGTGACGCTGGGGGGTATCGAGAAGCCGCAGTCCGAATGGGCCTCTCCCCTGGCGGCCTTTGAGGCGGCCTACCACCATGAGCAGAAAATCACCGGTCTCATAAACAATCTGACCAACCTGGCCATCGGTGAAAAAGACCACGCCACCAATATCTTCCTGCACTGGTTTGTCACCGAGCAGGTGGAAGAGGAAGCTAATGCCATTGAGATAATTCAGAAACTCAAGATGGTCGGCGATTCCAAGCAGGGTCTTCTGATGCTCGACCATGAACTGGGACAGCGCAAGTAG